In Leptospira harrisiae, a genomic segment contains:
- a CDS encoding N-acetyl sugar amidotransferase: protein MEKRDLIKLYNLPAEVKFCKKCTVSNQRPRITFDEHGVCSACNFAEYKRTKIDWKQREQELVELCNRFRKNNGEYDVIVPCSGGKDGGFVAHQLKYKYGMNPLTVTWAPLKATEIGRKNLDAFIASGFDNILGTPNGKVTRQLTHLSFKFLGDPFQPFIYGQTNFPMHMAIKYNVSLIMYGENGEVEYGGDMKNAFRPNRDIQDHDKHYFSGLPPEFWTEHGVSANDLKPFMAPKYEEILKNKTEIHFLGYYKFWDPQENFYYCQENTGFTPNSERSEGTYSKYASLDDRIDGYHYYLAYIKFGIGRTTSDTAHEIRDHKITREEGAALVKRYDGEFPKKHYQEFLEYCSITDEEFTAVIDSWRSDHLWQKNGGEWELKYKVWET from the coding sequence ATGGAAAAACGAGATTTAATTAAATTATACAATCTTCCAGCAGAGGTGAAGTTTTGTAAAAAATGTACGGTATCTAATCAAAGACCACGAATTACTTTTGATGAACATGGAGTTTGTTCCGCCTGTAATTTTGCAGAATATAAACGAACGAAAATTGATTGGAAGCAGAGGGAACAAGAGTTAGTTGAACTTTGTAATCGGTTTAGAAAAAATAACGGTGAATATGATGTGATTGTGCCTTGTAGCGGTGGTAAGGATGGCGGATTCGTTGCTCATCAGTTGAAATATAAATATGGGATGAATCCTCTCACTGTAACTTGGGCACCTTTAAAAGCCACTGAAATTGGAAGAAAAAATTTAGATGCATTCATCGCATCAGGGTTTGATAATATTCTTGGGACTCCAAATGGAAAGGTAACACGTCAACTTACGCACCTTTCATTTAAATTTTTAGGTGATCCTTTCCAGCCTTTTATTTACGGGCAAACAAATTTTCCAATGCATATGGCGATTAAATACAATGTATCGTTAATTATGTATGGAGAAAATGGTGAGGTTGAATATGGCGGAGATATGAAGAATGCCTTTCGACCGAATCGAGACATACAAGATCATGACAAACATTATTTTTCCGGATTACCTCCTGAATTTTGGACAGAACACGGTGTAAGTGCAAATGATTTGAAACCCTTTATGGCTCCTAAGTACGAAGAAATACTTAAAAATAAAACAGAAATTCATTTTCTTGGTTATTATAAGTTTTGGGATCCACAAGAAAATTTCTATTACTGTCAAGAAAATACAGGATTTACTCCTAATTCGGAACGTTCAGAAGGAACATATTCTAAGTATGCCAGTTTAGATGATCGAATAGATGGGTATCATTATTATCTCGCCTATATTAAGTTTGGAATTGGTCGCACAACGTCGGATACAGCACATGAAATTCGAGATCATAAAATAACTAGAGAAGAAGGTGCGGCTCTAGTTAAACGTTATGATGGTGAATTTCCAAAAAAACATTACCAAGAATTTTTGGAATATTGTTCTATCACCGATGAAGAATTTACTGCTGTTATCGATAGTTGGCGTTCTGACCATTTGTGGCAAAAAAATGGTGGTGAATGGGAACTGAAATATAAGGTTTGGGAAACTTAA
- the hisF gene encoding imidazole glycerol phosphate synthase subunit HisF has protein sequence MRKIRLIARLDIKGTNLIKGVHLEGLRVIGSPAEYAHKYYQQGADELIYIDCVASLYGRNNLSEIVEDSAKDIFVPLTVGGGIRSVEDATRLLRSGADKVAINTAAVANPNLISDISRKFGSQCMVLSIQAKQIDVKKWEVFTDNGREKTGLDVVDWVKKAVELGAGEILLTSIDREGTRKGYDIDLVKAVTKQVSVPVIASGGMGIPEHLVDVIRDGEADAVAMADILHYGRSSIGELRETATKAGIEVRKFVTA, from the coding sequence ATGAGAAAAATTCGCCTTATCGCAAGGTTAGATATCAAAGGCACAAACTTAATTAAGGGTGTGCATTTGGAAGGATTAAGAGTCATCGGATCACCGGCGGAGTATGCGCATAAATACTATCAACAAGGTGCAGACGAACTCATCTATATAGATTGCGTCGCAAGTTTATATGGTCGCAATAATTTGAGCGAAATTGTAGAAGACTCAGCAAAAGATATATTTGTACCCCTAACGGTTGGTGGCGGAATACGATCCGTTGAAGATGCGACACGTTTGCTTCGAAGTGGTGCAGATAAGGTGGCGATCAATACTGCCGCCGTAGCCAATCCCAACTTGATCTCCGATATTTCTAGAAAATTTGGAAGCCAATGTATGGTCTTATCGATACAAGCAAAACAAATCGATGTTAAAAAATGGGAAGTTTTCACAGATAACGGCAGAGAAAAAACTGGGTTGGATGTTGTCGACTGGGTAAAAAAGGCAGTGGAACTTGGAGCCGGCGAAATTCTTTTAACCTCGATTGATCGAGAAGGAACGAGAAAGGGGTATGACATCGATTTAGTAAAAGCAGTCACAAAACAAGTATCTGTTCCTGTAATTGCAAGTGGTGGAATGGGCATTCCTGAACATCTCGTCGATGTTATACGAGACGGTGAAGCAGATGCTGTGGCAATGGCCGATATTTTACATTATGGCCGTTCTTCCATCGGTGAGTTGCGAGAGACTGCAACGAAAGCTGGAATTGAGGTAAGAAAATTTGTCACAGCCTGA
- the hisH gene encoding imidazole glycerol phosphate synthase subunit HisH — protein sequence MSQPDVLIIDYGVGNLLSVQRGFEYCGAKVDISADPDQILKASHVILPGVGAFANAMDALNQRNLVEVIHEVVKKGNPLLAICLGMQMLLDESEEFGITKGLGLIPGRVVPIPSSTSQGQPQKIPHIGWSELHPSNETKEWKLSILDGLSDGDSVYFVHSFMALPDNDEYRLADTFYGGNRISAVIGRENVFGCQFHPEKSGSVGLKILSQFIKL from the coding sequence TTGTCACAGCCTGATGTATTGATTATTGATTATGGAGTAGGGAACTTACTTAGCGTTCAAAGAGGATTTGAGTATTGCGGAGCAAAAGTAGATATTTCAGCGGACCCGGATCAAATTTTAAAAGCATCTCATGTTATCTTACCCGGTGTTGGGGCCTTTGCCAATGCAATGGACGCACTCAATCAAAGAAATTTAGTAGAAGTGATTCATGAAGTAGTTAAAAAAGGAAATCCTCTTTTGGCGATCTGTTTGGGAATGCAGATGTTATTGGATGAAAGTGAAGAGTTTGGTATTACTAAAGGGTTGGGATTAATTCCTGGTCGAGTTGTTCCTATTCCTTCATCGACTTCCCAAGGCCAACCACAAAAGATTCCACATATTGGTTGGAGTGAACTACATCCCTCAAATGAAACCAAAGAATGGAAATTGTCCATTTTAGATGGTCTGAGCGATGGAGATTCTGTTTATTTTGTACATTCGTTTATGGCTTTACCTGATAACGATGAATATCGGCTGGCAGATACCTTTTACGGTGGGAATCGTATATCGGCCGTTATTGGTCGCGAGAATGTTTTTGGATGTCAATTTCATCCGGAAAAGAGCGGTTCAGTCGGTCTTAAGATACTCAGTCAGTTTATAAAGTTATGA
- a CDS encoding acetyltransferase codes for MIQEPLLLVGAGGHTKSCIEVIETENRYEIIGLIGSESEMGKDILGYKVIGSDNDLKELKSITKNVLITVGQIKTYEPRKRIFHLLKELGFHFVSVVSPFARVAKSAKIGAGTVVFHNVVLNSDVIVGENCIINTGAILEHEVTIGDHSHVSTGCILNGGVRVGDCSFIGSGTVVKENLLIGSKVIVGMSAKVLKNVPDSIVFV; via the coding sequence TTGATTCAAGAACCTTTATTATTAGTAGGTGCAGGTGGACATACCAAGTCTTGTATCGAAGTAATTGAAACAGAGAATCGTTATGAAATCATTGGATTAATCGGCTCAGAGTCTGAAATGGGTAAAGATATTCTCGGATATAAAGTCATCGGTTCTGACAACGATCTGAAAGAACTAAAATCGATTACAAAAAATGTATTAATTACAGTTGGGCAAATAAAAACTTACGAACCTAGGAAACGTATATTCCATTTGCTAAAGGAGCTTGGTTTTCATTTTGTTTCTGTCGTATCGCCATTTGCACGGGTTGCTAAATCTGCCAAAATTGGGGCAGGGACGGTTGTTTTTCATAATGTTGTGTTGAATAGCGATGTAATCGTTGGAGAAAATTGTATTATCAATACGGGTGCCATTTTGGAACATGAAGTAACAATCGGCGATCATTCACACGTGTCTACAGGGTGCATTTTAAACGGTGGAGTACGTGTAGGTGATTGCAGTTTTATTGGTAGCGGAACAGTTGTTAAAGAAAATCTTTTGATCGGTTCGAAAGTGATTGTTGGGATGTCCGCAAAAGTATTAAAGAACGTTCCCGATTCTATTGTATTTGTATGA
- a CDS encoding sugar phosphate nucleotidyltransferase — translation MEIPIFILAGGRGTRLASVVNDVPKPLAPVNGKPFLLYLLENYLNQGFKKFYFLLHHKSSLIIDCIETLRETVLRDCEIYYSVEPSLLGTGGSVAYTIQSLQFQGEFLIVNADTWVDAESMNLLATSVSPSIGVIRISDVSRYGKVSIEGEIIQKFEEKMENAGEGWINAGLYKLHSDHFIGRAGEFSMEKDVFPDLVLQKKLRAVPLKTEFIDIGIPEDYERFQNWILSGREHTL, via the coding sequence ATGGAGATACCAATTTTTATTTTAGCGGGTGGACGAGGTACAAGGTTAGCTTCTGTTGTAAACGATGTGCCGAAACCTTTGGCGCCAGTTAATGGGAAACCTTTTCTTCTCTATCTATTGGAAAATTATCTCAATCAAGGATTTAAAAAGTTTTACTTTTTACTACACCATAAATCGTCCCTAATCATTGATTGTATTGAAACTTTAAGGGAAACAGTTTTGAGGGATTGCGAAATTTATTATTCAGTGGAACCTTCATTATTGGGTACAGGCGGTTCTGTTGCATATACGATTCAATCTCTTCAATTCCAAGGCGAATTTTTGATTGTTAATGCTGATACTTGGGTTGATGCGGAATCTATGAATTTGCTTGCAACTTCGGTTTCTCCGTCCATTGGTGTCATTCGAATTTCTGATGTTTCACGATATGGCAAGGTATCAATCGAAGGAGAAATCATCCAGAAATTTGAGGAGAAAATGGAAAATGCAGGTGAAGGTTGGATAAATGCTGGTCTTTACAAATTGCATTCGGATCATTTTATCGGAAGGGCAGGTGAATTTTCTATGGAAAAAGATGTATTCCCAGATTTGGTTTTGCAAAAGAAATTAAGGGCAGTACCTTTGAAAACTGAATTTATAGACATAGGAATCCCAGAAGATTATGAGCGATTCCAAAATTGGATTTTATCTGGTCGGGAGCATACACTTTGA
- a CDS encoding D-glycero-alpha-D-manno-heptose-1,7-bisphosphate 7-phosphatase produces the protein MLTNKALFLDRDGVINEDLDYVYRTQDFQFKPEIFELCRIANANDYLIFVITNQAGIARGYYSERDFYKLTKWMLGEFKKQNCNVAKVYYCPYHPDFGNEKYKRSSNFRKPNPGMILKAAKRFSINLEKSLLVGDQVTDLEAGFNSGIQKNFLLLNPNKKKQTPHPQATVIENLKEVIPFLV, from the coding sequence ATGTTAACCAATAAAGCCCTGTTTTTGGATCGAGACGGAGTGATCAACGAAGATTTAGATTATGTATATCGGACTCAGGATTTTCAATTTAAGCCTGAAATTTTTGAACTTTGTCGCATTGCAAATGCAAATGATTATTTGATTTTTGTTATCACCAATCAAGCTGGAATTGCTCGGGGATATTACTCGGAGAGAGATTTTTATAAACTAACAAAATGGATGTTAGGTGAATTTAAGAAACAAAATTGTAATGTTGCAAAAGTCTATTATTGTCCCTATCACCCTGATTTTGGAAACGAAAAATACAAACGGTCTTCCAACTTCAGAAAACCGAATCCTGGGATGATCTTAAAGGCAGCAAAGAGATTTTCTATAAACTTAGAAAAATCACTTTTAGTGGGTGATCAAGTTACGGATTTGGAAGCTGGCTTTAACTCTGGTATTCAAAAAAATTTCCTACTATTGAATCCTAATAAAAAAAAACAAACTCCTCATCCGCAAGCGACTGTAATAGAAAATCTGAAAGAGGTAATTCCTTTTTTAGTATGA
- a CDS encoding cytidylyltransferase domain-containing protein, which produces MRILTLIPARGGSKRLPGKNIKLLGGKPLIAWSIDVAKGIPEICDILVSTDSLEIAEIAKKCGGYVPWLRPENLSTDTSSSVDMAIHALQWYEETHGKVDGLMLLQPTSPFRSLKTIQLGIELFRKTNNAVVAVSKTHTHPSWSFKIENDILVPFFDNNGTKQRSQDLEATYNVNGSFYLTTPSHLISTLSFFEPKVTPLIIDNQFESVDIDTFLDFQFAEFLLSKNIIN; this is translated from the coding sequence ATGAGAATTCTAACTCTTATTCCAGCAAGAGGAGGCTCTAAAAGGTTACCTGGAAAAAATATAAAACTCCTCGGTGGAAAACCGTTAATCGCTTGGAGTATCGATGTAGCAAAAGGTATTCCCGAAATTTGTGATATATTAGTTTCAACGGACTCTTTAGAGATAGCGGAAATTGCGAAAAAATGTGGAGGTTATGTTCCTTGGTTGCGACCTGAGAATTTATCTACCGATACTTCCTCATCTGTCGATATGGCGATCCATGCGTTACAGTGGTATGAAGAAACACATGGAAAAGTGGATGGACTGATGCTGTTGCAACCTACATCCCCATTTCGAAGTTTAAAAACGATTCAATTAGGTATTGAATTGTTTCGGAAAACAAACAATGCCGTTGTGGCAGTATCCAAAACACATACGCACCCAAGTTGGTCTTTTAAAATTGAAAATGATATTTTAGTTCCTTTTTTTGATAACAATGGAACTAAACAAAGGTCTCAAGATTTGGAGGCTACCTATAATGTTAATGGATCATTTTATTTAACGACTCCATCTCATTTAATTTCTACATTATCTTTTTTTGAACCAAAAGTTACTCCGCTAATTATTGACAATCAGTTCGAATCGGTGGATATAGATACTTTCTTGGATTTTCAATTTGCCGAGTTTTTACTTTCAAAAAATATAATCAACTAA
- a CDS encoding CBS domain-containing protein translates to MNFDVFLVTINSSIEQTLARIETNHLGFALVKNDMNQVVGLVTDGDIRRNLLNGKNLNSPISESMNREFTWASSQSPREQLLKMLDSRIRFIPILDDNKTLVGIVTKDELPHLEERKIYARARSPVRISFGGGGSDLTHFFSNEKGAVINSTVSLYTHATLRIREDYKIFLHSRDLKTSIEFSDYEELTKRETSFKLFQSIIKVARPSFGFDLFVYSDYPMNSGLGGSAVVASAILGCFNQFRKDKWDNHELAELAFQAERLDLGIAGGWQDQYATVFGGFNFMEFAMDQNIVHPLRLSKDTMIELEESLILCDTATTHDSGNIHDDQRESMKQTDVKQKVQSNVELTYEMRNHLLRGRLLQFGLCLHKAWEIKRGLSSKISNQFLDKIYEDAIAHGAIGGKLLGAGGGGFFLFYVPPFLKHELLNWMESVGLNYRPFRFDSEGLQAWTVREELHKEEITLL, encoded by the coding sequence TTGAATTTTGATGTTTTTTTAGTAACAATCAATAGTTCGATTGAACAAACTTTAGCGAGGATTGAGACAAACCACCTTGGTTTTGCATTAGTTAAAAATGACATGAACCAAGTAGTCGGCCTAGTGACCGATGGTGATATTCGAAGAAATTTGTTAAATGGAAAAAATTTAAATTCACCAATCTCGGAGAGTATGAATCGAGAGTTTACTTGGGCATCAAGTCAATCACCTCGAGAGCAACTTCTGAAAATGTTAGATTCAAGGATTCGTTTTATTCCTATTCTTGATGATAACAAGACTTTGGTGGGAATTGTTACCAAGGATGAATTACCACATTTAGAAGAACGTAAAATTTATGCTAGAGCACGATCTCCCGTTCGTATCAGTTTCGGTGGTGGAGGTTCAGACCTTACTCATTTTTTTAGTAATGAAAAAGGTGCCGTAATCAACTCAACTGTTTCCTTATACACTCACGCAACACTCCGAATCAGAGAAGATTATAAAATTTTCCTCCATTCGAGAGATTTAAAAACTTCAATTGAGTTTTCAGATTATGAGGAATTAACAAAAAGGGAAACTAGTTTCAAATTATTCCAATCAATTATAAAAGTTGCAAGGCCAAGTTTTGGATTCGATTTATTTGTTTATTCTGATTATCCGATGAACTCAGGTCTTGGCGGATCGGCGGTTGTTGCATCGGCTATTCTTGGTTGTTTTAACCAATTCAGAAAGGATAAATGGGACAACCATGAACTAGCAGAGTTGGCGTTTCAGGCAGAACGTTTGGACTTGGGAATCGCAGGTGGATGGCAAGATCAGTATGCAACTGTTTTCGGCGGATTTAATTTTATGGAATTTGCTATGGATCAGAATATCGTACATCCTTTGCGTCTTTCAAAAGACACCATGATTGAGTTAGAGGAAAGTTTGATTCTTTGTGATACTGCGACCACGCATGATTCAGGAAATATTCATGATGATCAGCGTGAATCTATGAAACAAACTGATGTGAAGCAGAAGGTTCAATCGAACGTGGAACTCACTTACGAAATGAGAAACCATTTACTTCGGGGTAGGTTATTACAGTTTGGTTTGTGTTTGCATAAAGCATGGGAAATCAAAAGAGGTTTGAGTTCCAAAATTTCAAATCAATTTCTTGACAAAATTTATGAAGACGCAATTGCACATGGTGCCATTGGTGGAAAATTATTAGGAGCTGGCGGTGGAGGATTCTTTTTGTTCTATGTACCACCGTTTTTAAAACATGAGCTCTTGAATTGGATGGAATCCGTTGGTTTAAACTATCGGCCATTCCGTTTCGATTCAGAAGGATTACAAGCATGGACTGTTCGAGAAGAACTACATAAAGAGGAAATTACGTTATTATGA
- the neuC gene encoding UDP-N-acetylglucosamine 2-epimerase: MKKKICVVTGTRAEYGLLSHLMKEIKRQPEFQLQVVVTGMHLSPEFGLTYKEILKDGFEIDQKLEILLSADTASSVTKSIGLGFLGFADTFDKLKPDLLIVLGDRYEILAAASSALIFNIPICHIHGGELTYGAYDDAIRHSITKMAKIHFTATKEYRNRVVQMGEDANFVFEVGGLGVDSISKLPAISKEKLEEELGFSFGKKNLLVTYHPETLSTHTPTKQFEELLAALDQLEETNLIFTHPNSDNGGREIISLIESYVKSHNNAKSFSSLGQVRYFSCIRYVDGVVGNSSSGLLEVPTFQKGTINIGNRQSGRLKAESIIDVTTSKNSILDGIRQLYSNDFQNRLKFVVNPYGDGQATEKMIQILKKIKFDSLVEKKFYDLPVTESI; encoded by the coding sequence ATGAAAAAGAAAATCTGTGTAGTCACTGGAACGCGTGCTGAGTATGGGCTTTTATCTCACTTAATGAAAGAGATAAAAAGACAGCCAGAGTTTCAGTTGCAAGTTGTTGTGACAGGCATGCACCTATCGCCAGAGTTTGGACTAACATATAAGGAAATTCTAAAAGATGGATTTGAAATAGATCAAAAGCTTGAAATTTTATTAAGTGCAGATACTGCATCTTCGGTTACCAAATCGATTGGACTTGGATTTCTTGGTTTTGCGGATACTTTCGATAAGTTGAAACCTGATCTTTTAATTGTGCTTGGTGACCGCTACGAGATTCTAGCTGCGGCCTCTAGTGCACTTATTTTTAATATACCAATTTGCCATATCCACGGCGGCGAACTTACCTACGGGGCCTATGACGATGCCATACGACATTCCATAACAAAAATGGCTAAAATTCATTTTACCGCAACTAAAGAATACCGGAACCGAGTGGTTCAAATGGGAGAAGATGCGAATTTCGTTTTTGAAGTCGGCGGCCTTGGTGTAGATTCAATTTCAAAACTGCCAGCGATCTCTAAAGAAAAACTTGAAGAAGAACTCGGGTTTTCGTTTGGAAAAAAAAATTTATTAGTAACTTATCATCCGGAAACTCTTTCAACACATACACCAACAAAACAATTTGAAGAATTACTTGCTGCTTTGGATCAATTAGAAGAGACAAATTTGATTTTTACACACCCAAATTCTGACAATGGTGGTAGAGAAATTATTTCGCTAATTGAATCTTATGTTAAAAGTCACAACAACGCTAAATCCTTTTCTTCTTTGGGGCAGGTACGTTATTTCTCGTGTATTCGGTATGTTGATGGGGTTGTTGGAAATTCTTCAAGTGGTTTGCTTGAAGTGCCAACTTTCCAAAAGGGAACTATAAATATTGGTAATAGACAAAGTGGGCGACTAAAAGCAGAAAGTATCATTGATGTTACCACTTCCAAAAACTCAATATTAGATGGAATTAGGCAATTGTATTCGAATGATTTTCAAAATAGGTTAAAGTTCGTTGTTAATCCTTATGGAGACGGTCAAGCAACAGAAAAAATGATCCAGATACTTAAAAAAATAAAATTCGATTCATTGGTAGAAAAAAAATTCTATGACCTTCCGGTGACAGAAAGCATATGA
- the neuB gene encoding N-acetylneuraminate synthase has translation MNEKFGNKTLVIAEAGVNHNGDLKLAHKLIDIASEAGVDVVKFQTFTAASLVTESAVKADYQSASTDPNESQFSMLKKLEISPSSHWELIEHCRAKDIEFLSTAFDLESLDFLSQLDLKRYKIPSGEITNLPYLEAIGRLGKPIILSTGMSTLGEIEDAIRTIERSGLSRNLLTVLHCNTEYPTPVTDVNLLAMSSLKAAFGVSVGYSDHTSGIEIALAAVALGATVIEKHFTIDKNLPGPDHKASLDPRELKIMVDGIRNIEQALGDGVKRPTVSEIKNIPIARKSIVAKSPIKLGEFLSKSNLTTKRPGTGISPMRLEEVIGRKAKRDFQKDELIEI, from the coding sequence ATGAATGAAAAATTTGGAAATAAAACTCTGGTCATCGCTGAAGCAGGCGTAAACCACAATGGTGATTTGAAACTTGCCCACAAACTAATTGATATTGCCTCCGAGGCTGGAGTAGATGTGGTTAAGTTTCAAACATTTACTGCAGCATCTCTTGTTACGGAATCAGCAGTAAAAGCGGATTACCAATCTGCATCAACTGATCCAAACGAATCGCAGTTTTCTATGTTAAAAAAACTGGAAATCTCTCCTTCCTCGCATTGGGAACTAATTGAACATTGTCGTGCGAAGGATATTGAATTTTTATCAACTGCTTTTGATTTAGAAAGTTTAGATTTTTTGTCTCAGTTAGATTTAAAACGTTATAAAATTCCGTCAGGAGAAATTACGAATTTACCTTATTTAGAGGCAATTGGTCGATTGGGTAAACCAATTATTCTTTCGACTGGAATGTCTACTTTAGGTGAAATAGAGGATGCAATTCGAACTATTGAGCGAAGTGGTTTGAGTAGAAATCTTTTGACAGTCTTACATTGTAATACGGAATACCCAACTCCTGTGACGGATGTGAATTTATTAGCAATGTCATCATTAAAGGCAGCTTTCGGGGTTTCTGTTGGTTATTCTGATCATACATCGGGCATTGAGATTGCTTTGGCGGCTGTTGCATTGGGTGCCACTGTCATAGAAAAACATTTTACGATTGATAAGAATCTTCCAGGACCAGACCACAAAGCGAGCCTTGATCCAAGAGAACTAAAGATTATGGTGGATGGAATAAGAAATATTGAGCAGGCATTAGGTGATGGAGTTAAACGACCAACAGTTAGTGAAATTAAAAACATTCCAATAGCAAGAAAATCAATCGTTGCAAAATCTCCTATTAAACTTGGAGAATTTTTATCTAAAAGTAATTTAACAACAAAAAGACCTGGAACCGGTATTTCACCTATGCGTTTGGAAGAGGTGATCGGTAGAAAAGCAAAACGAGATTTTCAAAAAGACGAGTTAATCGAAATATGA
- a CDS encoding nucleotidyltransferase family protein translates to MTNHWQTTILTLNSTIQDVIKNLDDSGLQITLIVSSDGKFLGTITDGDIRRGLLRGLNLNSPVDSIIFRNSLVVTPQMSRDMVLQLMQTNRIHQLPIVDEAREVVGLYLLDEILAPSLRDNIFLIMAGGRGKRLMPHTENCPKPLLNVAGKPMLEHIIERAKVEGFHRFLIAVHYLGYMIEDYFGDGSKLGVKIEYIHEEEALGTAGALSLIQDLPTIPFIVTNGDVLSDIHYGEFLDFHIRHGATASMAVRLHEWQHPFGVVRTKGVEIVGFEEKPIYRSHVNAGIYTLNPEALTRLKAKSHCDMPTLFTRLSDEGLRTIVYPMHEPWIDVGRPDDLQRVNLQEGNI, encoded by the coding sequence ATGACAAATCACTGGCAGACAACAATTCTAACGTTAAACTCTACCATTCAAGATGTGATCAAAAACTTGGATGATAGTGGGCTTCAAATTACACTGATTGTATCATCTGATGGAAAGTTTTTAGGAACTATCACTGATGGAGATATTCGGAGAGGGCTTTTGCGTGGTTTGAATTTAAATAGCCCAGTTGATTCAATTATATTTCGAAATTCGCTCGTTGTGACACCACAAATGAGCCGGGATATGGTTTTACAACTGATGCAAACCAATCGTATCCATCAATTACCAATTGTGGATGAAGCAAGAGAGGTAGTTGGTCTCTACTTATTAGATGAAATTTTAGCACCATCGCTTAGAGATAATATCTTTCTGATTATGGCAGGTGGACGAGGGAAACGACTCATGCCACATACAGAGAATTGTCCGAAACCACTATTGAATGTGGCAGGCAAACCAATGTTAGAGCATATTATTGAGCGGGCAAAAGTGGAAGGATTTCATCGATTTCTAATCGCTGTCCATTATCTCGGTTATATGATTGAAGATTATTTTGGTGATGGTTCAAAGCTGGGCGTAAAAATTGAATATATACACGAGGAGGAGGCTCTTGGTACAGCTGGAGCATTGAGTTTAATCCAAGATCTTCCAACTATTCCTTTTATAGTGACCAATGGAGATGTTCTTTCTGACATTCATTACGGAGAATTTTTAGATTTTCATATAAGGCATGGTGCTACTGCTTCTATGGCTGTTCGTTTGCACGAATGGCAACATCCGTTTGGTGTCGTTAGGACAAAGGGAGTTGAAATTGTAGGTTTCGAGGAGAAACCAATTTATCGCAGTCATGTCAATGCTGGCATTTACACTTTAAATCCAGAAGCATTAACTCGATTAAAAGCTAAATCACACTGTGATATGCCAACTTTGTTTACAAGGTTATCAGACGAAGGTTTGAGAACGATTGTTTATCCAATGCATGAACCATGGATTGATGTTGGTAGGCCAGATGATTTGCAAAGAGTGAATTTACAAGAGGGGAACATTTAG